From the genome of Scytonema hofmannii PCC 7110, one region includes:
- a CDS encoding tetratricopeptide repeat protein, with protein MKSLKLAAVIAVVGTMLFIPKTFAGSLSDSNALLVTQANTKLKPQLKLPKIEPLSKLNSSPKARNANNVDALLTQISQDLDKGDFQKALEGCNAVLKIDAHNFAAYFFRGFTYTQLGQYETAIADFEQAIRIDPSSAYPYFGRGFARVQLEKYRDSLADFEQTIKMEPEFAHAYFWRGIALANLAQTDEAKSDLQKAAELYQKQGNPEAAEQALNVFKKIQTA; from the coding sequence ATGAAAAGCTTAAAATTAGCAGCAGTAATCGCAGTTGTCGGAACAATGCTTTTTATTCCCAAAACTTTTGCGGGTAGCCTAAGCGATTCTAATGCATTGCTTGTGACACAAGCAAATACTAAATTAAAACCCCAGTTAAAACTACCTAAAATCGAACCACTGTCCAAACTCAATTCTTCTCCCAAAGCTCGTAATGCTAATAATGTAGATGCGTTATTAACTCAAATATCACAAGATTTAGATAAAGGAGATTTTCAAAAAGCACTCGAAGGTTGTAATGCAGTCTTAAAAATTGATGCACATAACTTTGCAGCTTACTTCTTTCGAGGATTTACTTACACCCAATTAGGACAATATGAAACAGCAATTGCAGATTTTGAGCAAGCGATACGTATTGACCCTAGTTCCGCTTATCCTTACTTTGGCAGAGGATTTGCTCGCGTTCAACTAGAAAAATATCGCGACTCGCTTGCAGATTTTGAGCAAACCATCAAAATGGAACCAGAATTTGCTCACGCTTATTTTTGGCGAGGTATCGCTTTAGCGAATTTAGCTCAAACAGATGAAGCAAAATCTGATTTACAAAAAGCTGCCGAACTTTATCAAAAACAAGGAAACCCTGAAGCTGCGGAACAAGCTTTAAATGTGTTTAAAAAAATTCAAACGGCTTAA
- a CDS encoding S8 family serine peptidase: MKRLISSIAITSYLLGIGNVTILPLQHQASAQAQKTDKLYYTFYGQTIPLSLRQDTVAVAFKPVRTRGKALFQQLQDDLRSPSSGTRSTSQGTGLNVEVNPLGSNFALVKLPTSTRSSVANLQQQIQKQPYVQETLPVLTRTLGDSQSGETQQTIVLPNEIVVNFESKLSESQKQLILLRNNLEVVRPLRFTKNHYLVRPKSVSGTAVLAVANQLTDMAGIQSATPNFIQSTSYQTLVSDSLKETPNANTHLQSLLATLPQPKDTPHTTSLLPLQWHLNSTPRRGQLLPRTDIRATEAWKKSNGGRDVVVAVIDSLIQWDHPDLVKNLYNSGNSPDKLPNEEYGWDFSSGEEGDGDTRLTVDELATIQAHFQNTFKLSTEELLKKYASLAEVLKQKFPSASKSDIALFLKNYIRNQVASEFHGTWSAGVIAANSQDKSGVLGVAPNAKILPVRVFGLAGKIDSNTARLREIKGKTVSNVFAY; encoded by the coding sequence GTGAAACGTCTTATCTCCAGCATTGCTATAACCAGCTATCTTCTTGGTATTGGCAACGTAACAATTTTACCCCTGCAACACCAAGCTTCCGCGCAAGCCCAGAAAACTGATAAATTGTACTACACATTTTACGGTCAAACAATTCCTTTATCACTGCGCCAAGATACTGTAGCAGTGGCTTTTAAACCCGTAAGGACGCGAGGAAAAGCACTATTTCAGCAACTACAAGATGATTTGCGATCGCCTAGCAGTGGAACTCGCAGCACCAGTCAAGGAACTGGTTTAAACGTAGAGGTAAACCCTTTAGGTTCTAACTTTGCCTTAGTAAAACTGCCAACATCAACTCGTAGTTCTGTCGCAAACTTACAACAGCAAATCCAAAAGCAACCCTATGTCCAAGAAACTCTACCCGTCTTAACTCGGACTTTAGGTGATAGCCAGTCAGGAGAAACGCAACAAACAATTGTGCTACCAAATGAAATTGTCGTTAACTTTGAATCAAAACTATCAGAGAGCCAAAAGCAGTTAATTTTATTACGCAATAATTTAGAAGTTGTTAGACCGCTACGTTTTACTAAAAATCATTATTTAGTACGTCCTAAATCCGTATCTGGTACAGCAGTTCTTGCTGTTGCTAATCAATTAACTGATATGGCGGGAATACAGTCAGCAACTCCCAACTTTATTCAGTCCACATCCTACCAAACTCTAGTATCAGATTCATTAAAAGAAACTCCTAACGCCAACACACACCTGCAAAGTCTACTCGCCACCCTACCTCAACCCAAAGACACACCCCATACTACATCTTTACTACCCTTACAATGGCATCTCAACAGCACTCCTCGGAGAGGTCAGTTGTTACCCCGTACAGACATCCGCGCTACCGAAGCTTGGAAAAAAAGCAACGGTGGTCGTGATGTAGTCGTTGCGGTGATTGATAGCCTCATACAGTGGGATCATCCAGACTTAGTGAAGAATCTCTACAATTCTGGAAATAGCCCTGACAAGTTACCGAATGAAGAATACGGTTGGGATTTTTCTAGTGGAGAAGAGGGTGATGGAGATACCCGCCTCACCGTCGATGAACTTGCAACAATACAGGCGCATTTCCAAAATACGTTTAAGCTTTCAACAGAAGAATTACTTAAGAAATATGCGTCTCTTGCTGAGGTTTTAAAGCAGAAATTTCCTAGTGCTTCCAAGAGCGATATCGCACTTTTTCTCAAAAATTACATTCGGAATCAAGTTGCTAGTGAATTTCATGGCACTTGGAGCGCAGGTGTCATTGCTGCTAACTCTCAAGATAAGTCTGGTGTGTTAGGGGTGGCTCCCAATGCCAAAATTTTACCCGTGCGAGTGTTTGGATTGGCAGGTAAGATCGATTCCAATACTGCTCGGTTAAGGGAAATAAAGGGTAAAACAGTGTCAAATGTGTTCGCGTATTAA
- a CDS encoding IS4 family transposase, whose translation MMLVNFEFNNQILNRAQLLLALNQIIPTESIMAAITTTSSTARRQRILPTHVVISLVIAMSFWSSDSIVDVLKNLIQGFNSLQIPFKRRFKIPTSSSISEARQRIGAAVMTRLFEIVAKPLATIKTPGAFLGGLRIMALDGTVFDVPDTETNAKVFGYPGSRPGTNPAFPKARLTFLVEAGTHLIIDIFCCPYRIGERKGALKLLRSVEESMLLMWDRGLHSFKMIHAAIKQKCHILGRVPSHVKFEFVKAFPDGSYLSWLAPDGKSRKKGATKIPVRVIEYIIEVEGVEKVYRLVTDLMDISTFPALLLAQEYHQRWEAENTLDELKVHLNGRKIPIRSKNPREVIQEIYGWLLGHYCIRYLMFQSAAIKGISPLSLSFTSSLRVVRRAIPQFQQQVNHSLENMNIYFSWLIWEILDLQIPPTSGRTNPRVIKKTRSKFKTKKRCHRNNYTPRQQLSFTIFTTAS comes from the coding sequence ATGATGCTAGTTAACTTTGAATTCAACAATCAAATCCTAAATCGGGCACAATTACTGCTGGCTCTTAACCAGATCATCCCTACCGAGTCGATTATGGCAGCGATTACAACAACGAGTAGTACCGCACGGCGTCAAAGAATACTTCCTACACACGTAGTAATCTCTCTAGTAATCGCCATGAGTTTTTGGTCCTCCGATTCAATCGTGGATGTATTGAAAAATCTCATTCAGGGTTTTAATTCTTTGCAAATCCCCTTTAAGAGACGTTTTAAGATACCAACATCTTCATCAATAAGTGAAGCTAGACAACGAATTGGTGCTGCTGTTATGACTCGTTTATTTGAAATTGTTGCAAAACCTTTAGCAACAATTAAAACACCAGGTGCTTTTTTGGGTGGACTGAGAATAATGGCTTTGGATGGCACAGTTTTTGATGTTCCTGATACAGAAACTAATGCTAAAGTATTTGGTTACCCTGGTTCTCGTCCTGGTACAAATCCGGCTTTTCCCAAAGCTAGGTTAACTTTTTTAGTCGAAGCAGGAACTCATTTAATTATCGACATATTTTGTTGTCCATATCGAATTGGAGAGAGAAAAGGAGCTTTAAAGCTATTAAGAAGTGTTGAGGAGAGTATGTTGTTAATGTGGGACAGAGGACTGCACTCATTTAAAATGATTCATGCTGCAATCAAACAAAAATGTCATATTCTTGGTCGCGTGCCATCTCATGTAAAATTTGAGTTTGTTAAAGCTTTTCCTGATGGTTCCTATCTAAGTTGGCTTGCTCCTGATGGAAAGTCAAGAAAGAAGGGAGCGACGAAAATACCTGTTCGTGTCATTGAATATATTATTGAAGTTGAGGGTGTAGAAAAGGTGTATCGTTTAGTAACTGATTTGATGGATATTTCAACTTTTCCTGCATTGCTCTTAGCCCAAGAATACCATCAACGGTGGGAAGCTGAGAACACCTTGGATGAGTTAAAAGTCCATCTGAACGGTCGTAAAATTCCTATCCGCTCGAAGAATCCTCGTGAAGTTATCCAAGAAATTTATGGTTGGTTACTAGGACACTATTGTATACGTTATTTAATGTTTCAAAGTGCAGCAATCAAGGGAATATCTCCCCTAAGTTTAAGTTTTACCAGTTCTCTAAGAGTTGTCAGACGTGCTATTCCTCAGTTTCAACAGCAAGTTAATCATTCTCTTGAGAATATGAATATATATTTTAGCTGGTTAATCTGGGAAATCTTAGACTTACAAATACCACCAACCTCAGGCAGAACTAATCCGAGGGTAATCAAGAAAACTCGTTCTAAATTTAAAACTAAAAAACGATGTCATAGAAATAATTATACTCCCCGGCAACAACTATCTTTTACAATTTTTACAACCGCTAGTTGA
- a CDS encoding S8 family peptidase has translation MEAIGYSNARGADVINMSLGGLLPDEGLTEQIFDVLDNNPKIVIIASAGNNNLDGVSFPAAIPGVVSVGATNIMGNRTMYSSYGGGLEVVAPGGELATSPSGGILTTGGTFLEGFWKGINLPDYAWGVALDPMGKYVQVQGTSFSAPIVSGVVALMKGKDPQRRLNRDSFVKILKSTAGYSGLTLSKADINRYRLQAETGFGAAADFPFVRPSGVFIKTKPVSPEQYYFGSGLIDAEAALEKVKP, from the coding sequence ATTGAAGCAATAGGTTATTCCAATGCACGCGGTGCAGATGTGATTAATATGAGTTTGGGTGGTTTGCTTCCAGATGAAGGATTAACCGAGCAAATTTTTGATGTACTGGATAATAATCCCAAAATAGTCATTATCGCTTCTGCGGGTAACAACAACTTAGATGGTGTTAGTTTCCCAGCAGCAATACCTGGTGTTGTGTCAGTAGGGGCAACAAATATTATGGGCAATCGCACCATGTACAGTAGCTACGGTGGTGGATTGGAAGTTGTCGCCCCTGGTGGAGAGTTAGCAACTTCTCCTAGTGGTGGAATTCTCACTACTGGAGGCACTTTCCTAGAAGGTTTTTGGAAAGGAATTAATCTGCCTGATTATGCATGGGGTGTGGCATTAGACCCGATGGGCAAATACGTACAAGTTCAGGGAACCTCCTTCTCAGCTCCGATTGTATCAGGTGTAGTAGCTCTGATGAAAGGAAAAGACCCACAACGGCGATTAAATCGAGATAGTTTTGTCAAAATTCTTAAATCCACTGCAGGTTACAGCGGGTTAACGCTGAGTAAGGCAGATATTAATCGTTACCGCTTACAAGCAGAGACTGGGTTTGGTGCAGCTGCCGATTTTCCCTTTGTCCGTCCTTCTGGTGTGTTTATTAAAACAAAACCTGTGTCGCCAGAGCAGTATTATTTTGGTAGTGGTTTGATCGACGCTGAGGCTGCTCTAGAGAAAGTGAAACCGTAA
- a CDS encoding peptidase domain-containing ABC transporter: MRYQIVLQHGEEDCGAACIATIAKHYGRTFAISRIREVVGTGQLGTTLVGLRRGAESLGFNARQVRAAPQLIDKLSEVPLPAIVHWKGYHWVVLYGQKKKKYIIADPGVGIRYISHDELTTAWANRIMLLLVPDEIRFYQQESDKIDGFKRLLTRILPYRNILTEAIVINLVIGLLALANPFLIQILTDDVLVQNDTHLLTSVAISAAVMNIFSSTLKLVQTNLIAQFAQRLELGLILDFGRQILRLPLTYYETRRSGEIVSRLRDIEEINQLASQVILHLPSQLFVALISLGFMYFYSSKLFFLAIAIALLMTSTTLIHLPKLQRQIRDIIVTKSENQGVLIESFKGVLTLKTANAAPQAWEEIQYRFGSLANLNFRTIQIAITNNVFSNLISGVGSIAILWVGSNLAIAQELSIGQLLAFNSMSINVTILIDTLIDIIEEFTRVQTAAQRITEVIDTTPEDQNEQRKPWADIPSDTEIICTKIHFHHIGRVELLENFSLTIPGGKVTTLIGRSGCGKSTLAKLIAGLYPLKSGNICYGIYNQKDLSLECRRQQVILVPQETHFWSRSILDNFRFSYPNASFEQVVKACQIAGADEFIKELPDNYQTILGEFGVNLSGGQKQRLAIARALVANPSVLILDESTSALDPILEAEVLDKILYDRQGKTTILISHRPRVIGRADFIVLLEKGQVKIQGSPEELHSQPGQHLEFLTP; this comes from the coding sequence ATGAGATACCAAATAGTCTTGCAACACGGTGAAGAAGATTGTGGTGCTGCTTGCATTGCCACAATTGCCAAACATTACGGGCGCACCTTTGCAATAAGCCGCATTCGGGAAGTTGTTGGTACCGGACAACTAGGTACGACGCTTGTGGGTTTAAGACGTGGCGCAGAAAGCCTTGGTTTTAATGCCCGACAAGTCAGAGCAGCGCCTCAATTGATTGATAAACTCAGTGAAGTCCCTTTACCTGCGATCGTCCACTGGAAAGGTTATCACTGGGTTGTTTTGTATGGGCAAAAGAAAAAAAAATATATTATTGCTGACCCAGGCGTAGGGATTCGCTACATTAGTCATGATGAATTAACAACAGCTTGGGCAAATCGCATCATGCTGTTACTCGTACCGGATGAAATCCGCTTTTATCAACAAGAGTCAGATAAAATTGATGGCTTCAAGAGATTATTAACACGAATTTTGCCCTATCGCAATATTTTGACTGAGGCAATTGTCATTAACTTAGTGATTGGGCTTCTTGCCCTTGCAAATCCTTTTCTCATTCAAATCCTGACTGATGATGTATTAGTACAGAATGATACGCATCTTCTAACGAGTGTGGCTATTAGTGCCGCAGTCATGAATATCTTTAGTAGTACCTTAAAGCTGGTACAAACTAACCTAATTGCCCAATTTGCCCAACGTTTGGAATTAGGATTGATCTTGGATTTTGGCAGACAAATTTTGCGCCTTCCCCTAACTTACTATGAAACCCGTCGGAGTGGCGAAATTGTTAGTCGGCTTAGAGATATTGAAGAAATTAATCAGTTAGCTTCTCAAGTTATTCTCCACCTTCCCAGTCAACTGTTTGTTGCGTTGATATCCTTGGGCTTTATGTATTTTTATAGTTCAAAATTATTTTTTTTAGCTATAGCAATTGCTCTGTTAATGACTTCAACGACATTAATTCATTTACCAAAGTTACAACGTCAAATTCGTGACATAATTGTTACAAAATCAGAAAATCAAGGGGTATTAATAGAAAGTTTTAAAGGCGTACTTACCCTCAAAACTGCCAATGCAGCACCTCAGGCTTGGGAAGAAATCCAATACCGTTTTGGTAGTCTCGCTAATCTTAATTTTAGGACAATTCAAATTGCAATTACTAATAATGTGTTTTCTAATTTAATTTCTGGAGTAGGTAGTATCGCTATACTTTGGGTGGGTAGCAATTTAGCGATCGCGCAGGAATTAAGCATTGGTCAGCTTTTGGCATTTAACAGCATGAGTATTAACGTGACAATATTAATCGATACCTTGATTGATATTATAGAAGAATTCACTCGCGTACAAACAGCTGCTCAACGCATTACAGAAGTTATAGACACGACTCCTGAAGACCAAAACGAACAACGCAAGCCTTGGGCAGACATTCCTAGCGATACAGAAATTATCTGTACGAAAATACATTTTCATCATATTGGGAGAGTCGAATTATTAGAAAATTTTTCCTTAACAATTCCTGGAGGTAAAGTTACTACATTAATTGGAAGATCGGGCTGTGGCAAAAGCACATTAGCTAAACTCATTGCTGGGTTATATCCTCTCAAATCTGGTAATATTTGCTATGGAATTTACAACCAGAAAGATTTATCTTTAGAATGCAGGCGACAGCAAGTGATATTAGTTCCCCAAGAAACTCATTTCTGGAGCCGTTCTATCCTAGATAATTTTCGGTTCAGCTACCCCAATGCATCTTTTGAACAAGTCGTTAAAGCTTGCCAAATTGCTGGAGCCGACGAATTTATTAAAGAACTACCAGATAACTATCAAACTATATTAGGAGAATTTGGTGTTAATCTCTCCGGAGGGCAAAAGCAGAGATTAGCCATAGCTAGAGCGCTTGTTGCCAACCCATCCGTACTTATTTTAGATGAATCAACGAGTGCGCTAGATCCCATATTAGAAGCAGAAGTTTTAGATAAAATTTTATACGATCGACAAGGTAAGACGACAATTCTTATCAGCCACCGCCCCAGAGTTATTGGGCGAGCAGATTTTATAGTACTCTTAGAGAAAGGGCAAGTCAAAATACAAGGCAGTCCCGAAGAATTGCATTCTCAACCAGGACAGCATTTAGAATTTTTAACACCTTAA
- a CDS encoding HlyD family efflux transporter periplasmic adaptor subunit: protein MAELDSSYNQPSMLDADSPSDTKNRGLPNPDFLHSATPEEFLPPISRWCSIGGIVLLAIFGVTVILASLVKYQVTIKTPAIIRPNGELRLVQAATEGTIKSIAVQANQVIKKGDIIATMNDDRLQTKKNQLLTNIEQATLQLTQLNAQIQALDGQRAAEGKRTHRAIAITQAEFNRSQYDAQQKKAIASAQLQEAQANLKQTQVELRKTQLALKSAQANLKSSEILLKAAKARRDRYQPLAKTGSISVDQFQEAQLAVQQQEQLFILQTASFEEHQEAIKQQQQVVKAAEARLEAAFASLDSNDAHLTISKAKIAEETAAVKVTQAKLNQEREQLIQQRVETQKQLNREKEELQQVEDDIKATVLRATASGVIQQLKLRNTSQVLRLGDVVAEIAPLDSPLVIKALVSSSHIRKVKKGQMVQVRVFGCPYTDYGTLKAQVSSISPDSVTSNNTITETSAVYEVSIQPESLELKLGDRKCIIQSGMEARADLISSSETVLQFLLRKARLLTDL, encoded by the coding sequence ATGGCAGAGCTAGATTCTTCATACAACCAACCCTCAATGCTTGATGCAGATTCACCATCCGATACCAAAAACAGAGGTTTGCCGAATCCAGACTTTCTCCACTCTGCCACGCCAGAGGAATTTTTGCCTCCTATTAGCCGCTGGTGCTCTATTGGTGGCATTGTTCTCCTTGCGATCTTTGGTGTTACGGTGATACTTGCGAGTCTAGTAAAATATCAAGTTACAATTAAAACTCCGGCTATTATTCGTCCTAATGGGGAATTGCGTTTAGTGCAAGCTGCAACAGAAGGCACGATTAAAAGTATTGCAGTACAAGCAAATCAGGTTATCAAAAAAGGTGATATCATTGCCACAATGAACGATGACCGTTTGCAAACTAAAAAAAACCAACTGCTAACCAATATTGAGCAAGCTACACTACAACTGACTCAACTGAATGCTCAAATTCAAGCATTAGATGGGCAGAGAGCAGCAGAAGGCAAACGGACTCACCGCGCCATTGCCATAACTCAAGCCGAATTCAACCGCAGCCAATATGATGCCCAACAAAAGAAAGCGATCGCATCCGCTCAATTACAAGAAGCCCAAGCCAATTTAAAACAAACCCAAGTAGAATTACGTAAAACTCAGCTGGCTTTGAAATCAGCCCAAGCTAATTTAAAGTCCAGTGAGATTTTGTTAAAAGCAGCCAAAGCACGGCGAGATAGATATCAACCTTTAGCAAAAACTGGCTCAATTTCTGTAGATCAATTTCAAGAAGCACAACTTGCTGTACAACAGCAAGAACAACTCTTTATATTACAAACAGCCAGTTTTGAAGAACATCAAGAAGCTATTAAGCAGCAACAACAGGTAGTAAAAGCAGCAGAAGCAAGACTGGAAGCAGCATTTGCAAGTCTCGACTCCAATGATGCACATCTCACCATCTCTAAAGCGAAAATTGCGGAAGAAACCGCCGCAGTTAAAGTGACCCAAGCTAAATTAAATCAAGAGCGCGAACAACTGATCCAACAAAGAGTAGAAACTCAAAAACAGTTAAACCGCGAGAAAGAAGAACTTCAACAAGTGGAAGATGATATTAAAGCTACGGTTCTTCGGGCTACTGCATCTGGTGTAATTCAACAGCTTAAACTGCGTAATACCTCACAAGTTTTACGCCTTGGTGATGTGGTCGCTGAAATAGCACCATTAGATTCTCCATTAGTCATCAAAGCACTGGTATCTTCTTCTCATATTCGCAAAGTGAAAAAGGGTCAAATGGTGCAAGTGCGAGTTTTTGGTTGTCCTTATACCGATTATGGAACTCTCAAAGCTCAAGTGAGTTCTATTTCTCCAGATTCAGTCACGTCTAACAACACCATAACTGAAACAAGTGCCGTTTATGAGGTATCCATCCAACCAGAAAGCTTAGAACTCAAGCTAGGCGATCGCAAATGTATCATTCAATCAGGTATGGAAGCCAGAGCCGATCTTATTTCTTCTTCAGAAACAGTGCTCCAGTTTCTGTTAAGAAAAGCCAGACTGCTAACAGATTTGTAA
- a CDS encoding UPF0175 family protein — MSLIISNELVQASGLPESELLQELVLLLFQGEKITLGSASHFLGMTQLEFQALLAKKNLCIHYDVDELHEDVKNLQELGLL, encoded by the coding sequence ATGAGTCTCATCATTTCTAATGAACTGGTTCAGGCTTCTGGACTTCCCGAATCAGAACTTTTACAGGAATTAGTGCTGTTGCTGTTTCAGGGTGAGAAAATTACGCTGGGTAGTGCCAGTCATTTTTTGGGGATGACCCAACTAGAATTTCAGGCTCTTCTGGCAAAGAAGAATCTTTGTATTCACTATGATGTGGATGAACTACATGAGGATGTGAAGAATTTGCAGGAATTGGGGTTGTTGTGA
- a CDS encoding amidohydrolase family protein produces the protein MDYLCRVVLVFYLSILAHACGALPSDIEILSKYPVGIAHAPKTYFKLAMDIPPITEFRLARINVGLATDGAASNNTLDIWELLRLLALSQKSRQGIPQVLPVPEALYIATRESARVFGMGEQIGILAPGYLADLILIDLTGVHHQPNHNIPANLVYSMHSRDVNTVIVDGKIIMRERQILTVDKTEVISQVQAIVKRFTQIP, from the coding sequence ATGGATTATTTATGTCGCGTTGTACTAGTATTTTATTTAAGCATTTTAGCCCATGCTTGTGGTGCGCTACCCAGTGACATTGAGATTTTGTCAAAATATCCGGTTGGCATTGCCCATGCACCTAAAACTTATTTCAAGCTGGCAATGGACATACCACCCATAACAGAATTTCGCCTTGCACGTATCAACGTGGGTTTAGCTACAGACGGAGCCGCCAGTAATAATACCTTAGATATTTGGGAATTATTGCGCTTACTGGCTTTGAGCCAAAAATCTCGCCAGGGGATTCCCCAGGTTTTACCTGTTCCAGAAGCCCTTTACATTGCCACACGTGAAAGCGCTCGTGTTTTTGGAATGGGGGAGCAAATAGGAATACTTGCACCCGGATATTTGGCAGACTTGATTTTGATTGACCTCACTGGTGTGCATCATCAGCCAAACCACAATATTCCCGCCAACTTGGTCTACAGTATGCACTCAAGGGACGTGAATACTGTGATTGTTGATGGCAAAATTATTATGCGTGAGCGTCAAATTTTGACAGTAGATAAAACTGAAGTAATTAGTCAGGTTCAGGCAATTGTCAAAAGATTCACTCAAATACCTTAA
- a CDS encoding type II toxin-antitoxin system RelE/ParE family toxin → MQLSFSPQAALDLEEIGDYIARDNPERALSFLAEIEAHCYRIAQMPNAFPRREDLAPGLQMTVHRNYLILFRVQERTVRIERIVHGARRLGDLV, encoded by the coding sequence ATGCAGCTTTCCTTTTCACCTCAAGCAGCACTCGACCTTGAAGAGATAGGGGATTACATCGCACGCGATAACCCCGAGAGAGCACTTTCGTTCTTGGCGGAGATCGAAGCGCACTGTTATCGGATCGCGCAGATGCCGAACGCTTTTCCAAGACGGGAAGACCTTGCCCCAGGGCTTCAAATGACCGTTCATAGAAACTACCTCATTCTCTTTCGTGTGCAGGAACGCACCGTTCGCATCGAACGCATCGTTCACGGTGCGCGGAGGCTCGGAGATTTGGTCTAA
- a CDS encoding type II toxin-antitoxin system ParD family antitoxin yields MATVEKISVALPPEMVAVVRAAVESGEYSSASEVIREALRAWKLKRKVEALELDELRRLVQEGISSGPSIDADLVFSRLRAKYAAMPNQEEV; encoded by the coding sequence ATGGCAACGGTAGAAAAAATTAGCGTGGCGTTGCCGCCTGAGATGGTCGCTGTGGTTCGGGCGGCGGTTGAGAGCGGAGAGTATTCGAGTGCAAGCGAGGTCATTCGTGAGGCCCTCCGAGCCTGGAAGCTCAAGCGTAAGGTAGAGGCACTTGAGCTTGATGAGCTTCGCCGTCTCGTTCAGGAGGGCATTTCGAGCGGGCCGAGCATAGACGCCGATCTGGTGTTCTCTCGCTTGAGAGCAAAATATGCTGCGATGCCGAATCAAGAAGAGGTGTGA
- a CDS encoding MAPEG family protein, with the protein MIPISTFFIGLNGLIAFALSYIVVMERTRTRIWHGESKEDVLMQPDPLAHPTAWVATVEKISQGLSVNKTMDESILQRKVRAHGNFTEYVPIGLLFIIALELMHSVVWLVWLLGGTLTLARVFYAYGVITKYGPSVGRAIGFFSTGVVYIVGSLACLYYGLKGIV; encoded by the coding sequence ATGATTCCAATCTCAACTTTTTTTATTGGACTTAACGGTCTCATAGCCTTTGCTCTGTCCTATATTGTAGTGATGGAACGGACAAGAACTAGGATTTGGCACGGTGAGTCAAAAGAGGATGTTTTGATGCAACCCGATCCGCTAGCGCATCCAACAGCATGGGTTGCGACAGTCGAAAAAATCAGCCAAGGGTTGTCCGTTAACAAAACCATGGATGAATCTATTTTACAACGCAAAGTTCGCGCTCATGGAAATTTTACAGAGTACGTACCTATTGGCTTGCTGTTCATTATTGCGCTGGAATTAATGCACTCCGTGGTTTGGCTGGTATGGCTTCTTGGAGGAACGCTCACATTAGCTCGAGTTTTCTACGCCTACGGTGTCATTACCAAATACGGTCCTTCTGTTGGACGTGCGATCGGTTTTTTCTCAACTGGCGTTGTCTATATAGTTGGTAGCTTAGCTTGTCTTTACTATGGTTTAAAAGGAATTGTGTAA